The following are from one region of the Desulfovibrio desulfuricans genome:
- a CDS encoding CBS and ACT domain-containing protein: MPVQNWMTTDVVSVGPDTSLLKVGKLMKDHHIRRIPVVDDNGQVVGIISDRDVRDASPSKATTLDMYEMHYLLAELKAKNIMTAKPITVKPTDTVEQAALIMLDNKVGGLPVVDDNGRLVGIISDHDVFKALVDITGARMGGLQFAIELPDQPGTARPLFDLLRAHNARLLSVLTVSNADGNRQLFIRVRDLENSKAEQELMDGVGKLGKVLYCQH, from the coding sequence ATGCCTGTACAGAATTGGATGACCACCGATGTTGTCAGCGTTGGCCCCGATACATCGCTGCTCAAAGTGGGCAAGCTCATGAAGGATCACCACATCCGCCGCATCCCGGTTGTTGATGATAACGGTCAGGTCGTTGGCATTATCTCTGACCGCGACGTGCGCGACGCCTCCCCCTCCAAGGCCACCACGCTCGACATGTACGAAATGCACTACCTGCTGGCCGAGCTGAAGGCCAAAAACATTATGACGGCCAAGCCCATCACCGTCAAACCGACCGACACTGTCGAGCAGGCAGCCCTGATCATGCTGGACAACAAGGTTGGCGGCCTGCCTGTAGTGGACGACAACGGCAGGCTTGTGGGCATCATTTCTGACCATGATGTTTTCAAGGCTCTGGTCGACATCACCGGCGCACGCATGGGTGGTTTGCAATTTGCCATAGAATTGCCCGACCAGCCCGGCACGGCGCGCCCCCTGTTTGACCTGCTGCGCGCGCACAATGCCCGTTTGCTCTCGGTGCTGACCGTCTCCAATGCCGATGGCAACCGCCAACTGTTCATCCGTGTGCGAGACCTTGAAAATTCCAAGGCCGAGCAGGAGCTTATGGACGGAGTCGGCAAGCTCGGCAAAGTGCTCTATTGCCAGCACTAA
- a CDS encoding LarC family nickel insertion protein has product MFLYLDCSGGISGDMTLAALAHLGVDYAPLAAALARAGVDCRIDARGETRPGGPGQMVAVSWNAEGQPLRHPADIAAIFERVEVSPGVRSRALAALNALTEAEAHAHQIAPAEVHFHEVGAIDTLVDILGAAYAVEALGVSRICASPLPWFSGTVECAHGRIPLPAPATAYLMRGKPVFATDAREELVTPTGAALVHVLTDQFVSGPEGVAVALGTGYGSRPAPAGLRAWLVEDGAGGADHVLGGREKVMQFESHIDHLNGEDLGMALEALSAMPEVLDVLWLPGVGKKNRPAGLLRVLCLPGQRDCVENAVLRHTHTLGLREQTLDRVVAPRRAVSVDMAGQPLAAKEYSIEGQTYVRPEAEALKAAALRDGVGVPALRNARVKN; this is encoded by the coding sequence ATGTTTTTATATCTTGATTGCTCTGGCGGCATCAGCGGGGATATGACCCTTGCGGCCCTTGCGCACCTTGGGGTGGATTATGCCCCGCTGGCTGCTGCTCTGGCCCGCGCCGGAGTGGATTGCCGCATTGACGCCAGGGGCGAAACACGGCCCGGCGGGCCGGGTCAGATGGTTGCCGTAAGCTGGAATGCCGAGGGGCAGCCCCTGCGGCATCCGGCGGATATCGCCGCCATATTTGAAAGGGTTGAAGTCTCGCCCGGCGTGCGCAGCCGCGCTCTGGCAGCCCTAAATGCATTGACTGAAGCCGAAGCGCACGCGCACCAGATTGCCCCGGCTGAGGTGCACTTTCACGAGGTGGGGGCCATCGATACCCTCGTGGATATTCTGGGCGCGGCATATGCCGTGGAGGCCTTGGGCGTGAGCCGGATATGCGCCTCGCCGTTGCCGTGGTTTTCCGGAACCGTGGAGTGCGCCCACGGGCGCATCCCGCTGCCAGCGCCCGCAACGGCGTATCTTATGCGCGGTAAGCCGGTTTTTGCCACAGATGCGCGCGAGGAGCTTGTTACGCCCACGGGCGCAGCCCTGGTGCATGTCCTGACAGACCAGTTTGTTTCCGGCCCGGAGGGCGTTGCCGTTGCGCTTGGCACAGGCTACGGCTCCCGTCCCGCGCCCGCTGGCCTGCGGGCGTGGCTTGTGGAAGACGGCGCAGGCGGCGCTGACCATGTGCTTGGAGGGCGTGAAAAGGTCATGCAGTTCGAGAGCCATATTGATCACCTTAACGGCGAAGACCTGGGTATGGCGCTGGAGGCGCTCTCCGCCATGCCGGAGGTTCTTGACGTGCTGTGGCTGCCGGGTGTGGGCAAGAAGAACCGCCCTGCCGGATTGCTGCGTGTGCTATGCCTGCCCGGGCAGAGAGATTGTGTGGAAAATGCCGTGCTGCGCCACACCCACACTCTGGGCCTGCGCGAACAGACGCTTGATCGCGTGGTTGCACCGCGTCGCGCCGTTTCAGTGGACATGGCGGGGCAACCTCTTGCCGCCAAGGAGTATTCTATTGAAGGGCAAACGTATGTGCGCCCCGAGGCAGAAGCGCTCAAGGCCGCAGCCTTGCGAGACGGCGTGGGCGTCCCGGCCCTGCGCAATGCGCGCGTCAAAAACTGA
- a CDS encoding TusE/DsrC/DsvC family sulfur relay protein yields MAEITYKGKSFEVDEDGFLLRFDDWCPEWMDYVKESEGISEINADHQKILDFLQDYYKKNGIAPMVRILSKNTGYKLKEVYELFPSGPGKGACKMAGLPKPTGCV; encoded by the coding sequence ATGGCTGAGATCACCTATAAAGGTAAAAGCTTTGAAGTTGACGAAGACGGTTTCCTTCTGCGTTTTGACGACTGGTGCCCCGAATGGATGGACTATGTGAAGGAATCCGAAGGCATCTCTGAGATCAACGCTGATCACCAGAAGATCCTTGACTTCCTGCAGGACTACTACAAGAAGAACGGCATTGCCCCCATGGTCCGTATTCTTTCCAAGAACACCGGCTACAAGCTGAAGGAAGTGTACGAACTCTTCCCCTCCGGCCCCGGCAAAGGCGCCTGCAAAATGGCCGGCCTGCCTAAGCCCACTGGCTGCGTGTAG
- a CDS encoding DMT family transporter, whose protein sequence is MNPWVALIAAGLCEIGWPLGFKVAQTAPAWRMAAISLSVASMALSGWLLFLAQKQIPMGTAYAVWTGIGAAGTFILGVAVFGDALNWGRALGVAMIIGGVVVLKAMTP, encoded by the coding sequence GTGAATCCCTGGGTAGCGCTCATTGCAGCAGGATTATGTGAAATAGGCTGGCCCCTCGGATTCAAGGTGGCGCAAACAGCGCCCGCCTGGCGAATGGCGGCGATCTCGCTTTCCGTTGCCAGCATGGCCCTGAGCGGCTGGCTGCTCTTTCTGGCTCAAAAGCAGATTCCCATGGGCACGGCCTACGCCGTGTGGACGGGGATTGGCGCAGCAGGCACGTTCATTCTTGGCGTTGCCGTGTTTGGCGATGCCCTCAACTGGGGCCGAGCGCTGGGCGTTGCCATGATTATCGGCGGCGTTGTTGTGCTGAAAGCAATGACGCCCTGA
- a CDS encoding penicillin-binding protein 1A yields the protein MKIRLSLKKCALWFMGIVIVCGLLGGGAVAMLFYWASRDLPDLNRIAEYKQPQATVILARDGSTLGTLYHEKRFVIGLKDMSRYLPMAFLAAEDDAFYRHMGIDPVAIARAAINNFRKGRQGEGGSTITQQLIKQLLLTSERSYTRKMKEAILAYQLERNFTKDQILTIYLNQIYLGEHAFGVESAARTYFGKHAADITLAESAVIAGLPKAPSSYNPFRRPEEAKNRQMYVLGRLRDLKWITQAEYDQAVAEPLVYWSMPEGMGGAAQWYLEEARRLLVEFFTESNLRALGVETTKYGADYVYEAGLTVQTAMDPAHQTAAGAALRRGLEELDKRQGWRGPVEQLDPAKQKEFLAKNQFSPLDLAGGDWVKALVTTVDTKEVKVALGQGYTGIVPVSAMSWARKPNPKVAAANAPAIKDPRQVVAVGNVIWVSAEEITVTETNAKGRKEQKTIPFDPTAVKKNTPIHLRLQQDPLVQGAIASVEPQSGDVVALIGGYQFGDSHFNRATQARRQPGSSFKPVVYSTAMDFGFTPASTVLDAPFVYVNPYTNEVWRPSNYEHNYKGELPLHTALALSRNTCTVRVAQQVGIANVVQRAKALGLEPHFPQELAISLGAVAVSPLNLTQAYAAFANQGLGVRPRIITSISDPQGRVLYRQEVEHWQAVSPQNAYIMDTLLKEVVNSGTGGRARIDGRIIAGKTGTTNDERDAWFMGFSPYLVTGVYVGYDQVQSLGRLEQGGRTAAPIFRYYRSEVEDRYPKDDFVMPEGIVMADGLAFKADQPMQGASATSPTTADGTAVDTSEGGEDLMRQMF from the coding sequence ATGAAAATTCGTCTGTCCCTGAAAAAATGCGCCCTCTGGTTTATGGGCATCGTTATAGTCTGCGGCCTGCTGGGCGGCGGCGCGGTGGCCATGCTTTTTTACTGGGCCTCGCGCGACCTGCCCGACCTGAACCGTATCGCCGAATACAAGCAGCCGCAGGCTACTGTCATTCTGGCGCGCGACGGTTCAACCCTTGGCACCCTCTATCACGAAAAGCGCTTTGTCATTGGGCTCAAGGACATGTCGCGCTATCTGCCCATGGCCTTTCTGGCTGCGGAAGACGACGCCTTCTACAGGCACATGGGCATTGACCCCGTGGCCATCGCACGCGCCGCCATCAACAACTTCCGCAAGGGACGCCAGGGCGAGGGCGGCAGCACCATTACCCAGCAGCTCATCAAGCAATTGCTGCTCACATCCGAGCGCAGCTATACCCGCAAGATGAAAGAGGCCATTTTGGCCTATCAACTTGAAAGAAACTTCACCAAGGATCAGATCCTTACCATATATCTGAACCAGATATATCTGGGTGAACACGCCTTTGGCGTGGAATCGGCTGCCCGCACCTATTTTGGCAAGCATGCCGCTGATATCACCCTGGCCGAAAGCGCCGTCATTGCGGGCCTGCCCAAGGCCCCCAGTTCTTACAATCCCTTCCGCAGGCCGGAGGAAGCCAAGAACCGGCAGATGTACGTGCTTGGCCGACTGCGCGACCTCAAGTGGATCACTCAGGCCGAGTATGATCAGGCTGTGGCCGAACCGCTGGTCTACTGGAGCATGCCCGAGGGCATGGGCGGTGCGGCGCAGTGGTATCTTGAAGAAGCCCGTCGCCTGCTGGTGGAATTTTTTACGGAATCAAACCTCCGCGCACTGGGGGTGGAAACCACCAAGTACGGCGCGGATTACGTGTACGAAGCAGGCCTGACAGTGCAAACCGCCATGGATCCTGCACATCAGACTGCGGCTGGCGCGGCCCTGCGCCGTGGGCTGGAAGAACTGGACAAGCGCCAGGGCTGGCGCGGCCCTGTGGAGCAGCTTGACCCGGCAAAACAGAAGGAATTTCTGGCGAAAAACCAGTTTTCTCCCCTTGATCTGGCAGGCGGTGACTGGGTGAAGGCCCTTGTGACCACCGTGGATACCAAGGAAGTCAAAGTGGCGCTGGGCCAGGGATATACGGGCATTGTGCCTGTTTCGGCCATGTCCTGGGCGCGCAAGCCCAACCCCAAGGTTGCGGCTGCCAACGCGCCAGCCATCAAAGACCCCCGCCAGGTGGTGGCGGTTGGCAATGTTATCTGGGTTTCCGCAGAAGAAATCACGGTTACGGAAACCAACGCCAAGGGCCGCAAAGAGCAGAAAACCATTCCTTTTGATCCCACTGCGGTCAAAAAGAATACCCCTATCCATCTGCGCTTGCAGCAGGATCCGCTGGTGCAGGGGGCCATTGCCTCCGTGGAACCGCAGAGCGGCGACGTTGTGGCCCTTATCGGCGGCTACCAGTTTGGCGACAGCCACTTTAACCGCGCAACGCAGGCTCGCCGTCAGCCCGGCTCCAGCTTCAAGCCTGTGGTCTATTCCACGGCCATGGACTTTGGCTTTACGCCCGCCTCCACGGTGCTGGACGCGCCCTTTGTGTATGTGAACCCCTACACCAATGAAGTGTGGAGGCCCTCAAACTACGAACACAACTACAAGGGCGAACTGCCCCTGCACACGGCTCTGGCCCTTTCCCGCAATACCTGCACCGTGCGCGTGGCGCAGCAGGTGGGCATAGCCAATGTGGTGCAGCGCGCCAAGGCTCTGGGGCTTGAACCGCATTTTCCGCAGGAACTGGCTATCAGCCTCGGCGCTGTGGCCGTGTCTCCGCTTAATCTTACGCAGGCCTACGCTGCCTTTGCCAATCAGGGGCTTGGGGTGCGCCCGCGCATCATCACCTCCATCAGCGACCCGCAGGGCCGTGTGCTCTACAGGCAGGAAGTGGAACACTGGCAGGCTGTCAGCCCCCAGAACGCCTACATTATGGACACTTTGCTCAAGGAAGTTGTCAATTCCGGCACTGGCGGGCGCGCCAGGATTGATGGGCGCATCATAGCGGGTAAAACCGGCACCACCAATGATGAACGCGACGCGTGGTTCATGGGCTTTTCGCCCTACCTCGTGACCGGCGTCTACGTGGGTTACGATCAGGTGCAGAGCCTTGGCCGCCTTGAACAGGGCGGGCGTACTGCCGCCCCCATCTTCCGTTACTACCGCAGTGAAGTGGAAGACCGCTACCCCAAGGACGACTTTGTGATGCCCGAGGGCATTGTGATGGCCGATGGCCTGGCTTTCAAGGCCGACCAGCCCATGCAGGGCGCATCTGCGACCTCCCCCACCACTGCCGATGGAACGGCAGTGGATACCTCGGAAGGCGGCGAAGACCTGATGCGCCAGATGTTCTAA
- a CDS encoding tRNA (adenine-N1)-methyltransferase, producing the protein MIPFGTLVVYVTPKGRRYVKRLVEGQDWHSNDGTLVSTEVAQADLGSVVYTNQNVPIQVMEATLYDRLKGLKRQTQIIYPKDIAYICLRLGAGPGRTIIEAGCGSGGLTTGLSWFCGPTGRVVSHEAREEFMKLARRNLEWAGVGENVELHNRDVAEGFAVTGADALFLDVRTPWEYLDHALAAVRPGASFGFLLPTVDQVSKLLLGLERGPFADVEVCEILIRRWKPVADRLRPEDRMTAHTGFLVFARQQDRSADFDSRKPMGTRERKQEAARQARLGLTDEAPEALEGDME; encoded by the coding sequence ATGATTCCCTTCGGTACGCTTGTCGTCTATGTAACCCCCAAGGGCCGCCGCTATGTCAAACGCCTCGTTGAAGGCCAGGACTGGCACAGCAATGATGGCACCCTTGTTTCCACCGAGGTGGCGCAGGCTGACCTTGGCTCTGTGGTCTACACCAACCAGAATGTGCCCATTCAGGTGATGGAAGCCACCCTGTATGACCGCCTCAAGGGCCTCAAGCGTCAGACGCAGATCATCTACCCCAAGGATATCGCCTATATCTGCCTGCGCCTCGGCGCTGGCCCGGGGCGTACCATCATCGAGGCGGGCTGCGGTTCCGGCGGCCTGACCACTGGCCTTTCGTGGTTCTGCGGCCCCACCGGGCGCGTGGTGAGCCATGAGGCCCGTGAGGAATTCATGAAGCTGGCGCGCCGCAACCTTGAGTGGGCTGGCGTGGGCGAAAATGTGGAACTGCACAACCGCGATGTGGCCGAAGGCTTTGCCGTGACCGGTGCGGACGCGCTCTTCCTTGATGTGCGCACCCCGTGGGAATACCTCGACCATGCTCTGGCCGCAGTGCGCCCTGGTGCGAGCTTCGGCTTTTTGCTGCCCACCGTTGACCAGGTGAGCAAGCTGCTGCTGGGCCTTGAGCGCGGCCCCTTTGCCGATGTGGAAGTGTGCGAGATTCTCATCCGCCGCTGGAAGCCAGTGGCTGACCGCCTGCGCCCCGAAGACCGCATGACAGCCCACACGGGTTTTCTGGTCTTTGCCCGTCAGCAGGATCGCAGCGCGGATTTTGACTCGCGCAAGCCCATGGGCACGCGTGAACGCAAGCAGGAAGCCGCCCGTCAGGCCCGCCTTGGCCTCACAGACGAAGCCCCAGAAGCTCTCGAAGGTGATATGGAGTGA
- a CDS encoding MFS transporter — protein MVPVYYWLPALGCMGMGFMFLNVSAVAEQFRSLFSLNYAGLGVFLSAPFWAHTLVQVPAGLVVDRLGTLRTLALSALLCAAGGFVPLLLPHNMVLAVCMRMLIGLATGLLFLSMVSAVKTLCPPAFMSRAQGLQGAAFSLGTMVPFIVLPYFGESGWAAAYILGGLMSVALLASLLCPPLAPLRRETRTEPTSAGNVLRVLGQVARNRRLWFIGCCHGFSFGTITALGNWLSVMLADSASSGAVAGSSNAEAWALPTSLVLLAGTMARIAGGELGRALPKQKLLVALVLGIGLFYLLLALAGSTWMLLACAFALAVCCGGTYASVFTLTIEAAGASHTATGIGFMSMLANCVNVGLILLLGVVREYLGGFAPALALSSVCVLLLLLWGRSINWKCREE, from the coding sequence ATGGTTCCCGTTTATTACTGGCTTCCTGCTCTGGGCTGTATGGGCATGGGCTTTATGTTTCTGAACGTATCCGCCGTGGCGGAGCAGTTCAGGAGTCTTTTCAGCCTCAATTACGCAGGCCTTGGTGTTTTTCTCAGCGCGCCCTTTTGGGCGCACACGCTGGTGCAGGTTCCTGCGGGCCTTGTGGTGGACAGGTTGGGTACGCTGCGCACACTGGCGCTCTCGGCTCTTTTGTGCGCCGCTGGCGGCTTTGTGCCATTGCTCCTGCCGCACAACATGGTTCTGGCCGTGTGTATGCGCATGCTCATCGGGCTGGCTACGGGATTGCTGTTTCTTTCAATGGTTTCCGCCGTCAAGACCCTGTGCCCCCCGGCATTCATGAGCCGAGCGCAAGGTTTGCAGGGCGCTGCATTCAGCCTGGGAACAATGGTTCCCTTTATCGTGCTGCCATATTTTGGCGAAAGCGGCTGGGCGGCAGCCTATATTCTGGGGGGCCTTATGTCCGTGGCCTTGCTGGCTTCGCTCCTGTGCCCGCCCCTTGCGCCGCTGCGCCGGGAAACCAGAACAGAACCGACCTCTGCGGGCAATGTGCTGCGCGTGCTGGGGCAGGTGGCGCGCAACAGGCGGCTGTGGTTTATCGGTTGCTGCCACGGATTTTCTTTCGGCACCATAACGGCTCTGGGCAACTGGCTTTCCGTGATGCTGGCGGACAGCGCCAGTTCTGGGGCCGTTGCAGGCAGCAGCAACGCAGAAGCCTGGGCCTTGCCCACAAGTCTTGTTCTGCTGGCAGGCACAATGGCGCGGATTGCAGGCGGCGAACTTGGCCGCGCCCTGCCCAAGCAGAAACTTCTTGTGGCCCTTGTGCTCGGCATCGGGCTTTTTTATCTGCTTCTTGCTCTGGCTGGCAGCACATGGATGTTGCTGGCCTGCGCCTTTGCCTTGGCCGTGTGCTGCGGCGGCACCTATGCTTCTGTTTTTACCCTGACCATTGAGGCCGCTGGGGCCAGCCATACGGCAACAGGCATCGGCTTCATGTCCATGCTTGCCAACTGCGTGAATGTGGGCCTGATTCTGCTGCTGGGCGTGGTGCGCGAATACTTGGGCGGCTTTGCTCCGGCGCTGGCGCTTAGCAGCGTGTGCGTGCTGCTCCTGCTTTTGTGGGGTCGCTCCATCAACTGGAAATGCCGGGAAGAGTAA
- the ade gene encoding adenine deaminase — MKHRINMAAGTEPADILITNARVVDVFSGLVRQDSVAIGDGVFLGFGQREAREVVDAQGAYLLPGFIDAHIHLESSMVTPARFAEMALPHGTTSVVADPHELANVCGTAALRFLLASAQTLPLSIFLALPSCVPATPFEDSGAVLKAEDLAPFMDDPYVASLGEMMNYPGVLSGDPEVLEKLALSRSRRKPVDGHAPALLGRELDAYLCTGIANTHECTTAEEFHQNLMRGCRIFLRDGSAARNLPALAPLVTPGNCHRCAFCCDDRHASELLTAGHMDEVLRKAVALGMDPVTAVRLCTLNAAEAEGLPGKGAIAPGYDADCVLVDDLASFNVRMTFAGGRQIAAEGRMLVLLADPPLNDLTNTVRLAPLPDDVLALPLPSGRARVIRLHPGSLVTDAEEHDVACTNGLFDARQNDGLCKLAVVERHKATGKVGVGILAGYGLRNAAVATSVSHDSHNIVVCGDNDADMLAAVRRVAAMGGGIAVAGEGRILEELPLPVAGLMTHEAPETVVRALDAIHGLLHGHGIPANVAPLMALSFMALPVIPSLKLTARGLFSVADWRFVSVDAAARL, encoded by the coding sequence ATGAAACATCGCATCAACATGGCCGCCGGAACCGAACCGGCGGATATCCTCATCACAAACGCCAGAGTCGTTGATGTTTTTTCCGGTCTGGTGCGGCAGGATTCCGTGGCCATCGGCGACGGCGTTTTTCTGGGTTTTGGCCAGCGCGAGGCCCGCGAAGTGGTGGACGCACAAGGGGCCTATCTGCTGCCCGGCTTCATCGATGCCCACATCCATCTGGAATCCAGCATGGTCACTCCAGCGCGCTTTGCCGAGATGGCCCTGCCCCACGGCACCACATCCGTTGTGGCAGACCCGCACGAGCTGGCCAACGTATGCGGCACTGCCGCCTTGCGCTTCTTGCTTGCCAGCGCCCAGACCCTGCCCTTGAGCATTTTTCTGGCCCTGCCTTCATGCGTTCCGGCCACGCCATTTGAAGACAGCGGCGCGGTGTTGAAAGCCGAAGACCTGGCTCCCTTCATGGACGACCCGTACGTGGCCTCGCTGGGCGAAATGATGAACTACCCCGGCGTGCTCAGCGGCGATCCTGAAGTGCTGGAAAAGCTTGCCCTGAGCCGTTCACGGCGCAAGCCCGTTGACGGACACGCCCCGGCCCTGCTGGGCAGGGAACTTGACGCCTACCTGTGCACGGGCATTGCCAATACGCACGAGTGCACCACAGCTGAAGAATTTCACCAGAACCTCATGCGCGGCTGCCGCATCTTTTTGCGAGACGGCTCCGCAGCGCGCAACCTGCCCGCGCTGGCCCCGCTGGTCACGCCCGGCAACTGCCACCGCTGCGCCTTTTGCTGCGATGACCGCCACGCCTCCGAACTCCTTACTGCGGGCCATATGGACGAAGTGCTGCGCAAGGCCGTGGCCCTGGGCATGGACCCCGTCACGGCAGTGCGTCTATGTACCCTCAACGCCGCCGAGGCCGAGGGACTGCCAGGCAAGGGGGCCATTGCCCCCGGCTATGACGCCGACTGCGTGCTGGTTGACGATCTGGCATCCTTCAACGTGCGCATGACCTTTGCGGGGGGGAGGCAGATCGCCGCAGAAGGCCGCATGCTCGTCCTGCTGGCGGATCCGCCCCTGAACGACCTGACCAATACGGTGCGGCTTGCGCCCCTGCCGGATGACGTGCTTGCTCTGCCCCTGCCGTCGGGCCGCGCACGGGTTATCCGCCTGCACCCCGGTTCGCTGGTGACGGATGCCGAAGAGCATGACGTCGCCTGCACCAATGGACTTTTTGACGCCCGCCAGAACGACGGTCTGTGCAAGCTGGCAGTTGTGGAGCGCCACAAGGCCACTGGCAAGGTGGGCGTGGGCATTCTGGCAGGATACGGCCTGCGCAACGCGGCTGTGGCAACCTCAGTGAGCCACGACTCGCACAATATTGTGGTCTGCGGGGACAACGATGCAGACATGCTGGCCGCCGTGCGCCGGGTTGCCGCCATGGGCGGCGGCATCGCCGTTGCGGGCGAAGGCCGGATTCTTGAGGAGCTGCCCCTGCCCGTGGCCGGGCTGATGACCCACGAAGCCCCGGAAACCGTGGTGCGTGCGCTGGATGCCATCCACGGCCTGCTGCACGGGCACGGCATTCCGGCCAATGTGGCTCCGCTCATGGCTCTGAGCTTCATGGCCCTGCCCGTGATTCCCTCGCTCAAGCTGACCGCGCGCGGTCTTTTTTCCGTTGCCGACTGGCGCTTTGTTTCGGTAGACGCGGCAGCGCGGCTCTGA